The genomic stretch ACTACCAGCACCGCGTCTCCGAGATAGGCGCTGCGCCGCCCGGCGCGGACGGCCTCTTGGGCGCCGAGACTGACGGGGATCCCGCCGAAGCGCCAGCGTCGGCCTCTGccgacggcggcgccgccgtcgcACCTgcagatggcgccgccgcggacgCGAAGGCCGACCACTCCGCGCCCTTCCGCGTGGCGCCGCCGCCCAAGGTGCTGGTGCCACCCAAGGCGGAGCTGTACACGGTGCGGCTGCCCGAGGGTATCACGGGGGAGGAGCTGGACATCATCAAGCTGACCGCCCAGTTTGTGGCGCGGAATGGAAAGAACTTCCTGACGAGCCTGGCGCAGCGCGAGAGCAACAACATGCAGTTCCACTTCATCCGGCCCACGCACAGCATGTTCCCCTTCTTTACGGCCCTCACAGATGCCTACTCCAGGGTGCTGAGGCCAGCAGAGGGGGTGCCTGCGCTGCTAAAAGAGCTGAGGGAGGGGGCAAAGGACCTGACTACAGTGTTGGAGAGATGCCTGAACCGGTTGGAGTGGGATAGGTCGCAGGAGCAGGCAAGGCAGCAGGCAGAGGATGAGGTTGAGCAGGAACGGAtgcagatgtcaatgattgacTGGCATGATTTTGTTGTTGTGGAGACCATTGAatttgcggatgatgagtatgAGGGGCTTCCCGTGCCACTTACATTGGAGGAGTTGAAGCGCCAGAAGAGGATGGAGAACTTGGGAGAGGAGGAAGCGATGGATTTGGCTGAACCTGCTAAGGAGgttgagatggaaatggatgaagAGGAGATGCAACTTGTCGAGGAAGGAATGCGGGCAGCACAGCTTGAGGAGAATGATGGAGGAGCGCAAGTTAACGTGGCTGGTGATGACGACGCGCCTATGAGGATTGTCAAGAACTATAAGAGGCCTGAGGAGAGGATTCCTGCGGAGAGAGACCCAACCAAATTTGTTGTCTCGCCGATAACTGGGGAGCTCATTCCCATCAGCGAGATGGAGGAACACATGCGCATCTCACTCATTGACCCTAAGTACAAGGAACAGAAAGAGAGGATGTTGGCCAAGATCAAGGAGACTACACTTGCACCTGATGATGAAATTTCACGGAACATTGTTGGCCTTGCTCGCACTCGCCCTGATATTTTTGGGACCACTGAGGAGGAGGTGTCTAACGCCGTCAAGGCAGAAATTGAGAAGAAAAAGGATGAGCAGCCAAAGCAGGTTATTTGGGATGGTCATTCTGGTAGCATTGGTCGCACTGCTACTCATGCATTATCTCAGCCTCAGGGTGGCGAGGAACAGTTTGATGCTTCAAATGTTCCTGGTCCAGCTCCACTTGTCCGACCTGGCATGCCATTGCCCCGACCTCCTCAGCCACTTCCTCTTGTTAATGTTCCTCGTTTTATCGCTCCACCAGCACCATACTCTCTTCAACCCCCAGGTCCTCATATGCCTGGAGTTCCACAGATGATGCCTCACATGCATCTGCCTCCACAGCAGATACCTGGGCAGCCGCCGATGGTTAGGATGCCAGGTCAAATGGTTCATATGCCGACCAACATTCCACCGCCTCCTGGCCAAACTCAGTTTATGCCTGGTCCACCACGCACGTTTGCTATGCCCCCATCATCGCACATGCCGCCCATGGTCAATCCCATTGGAATTCCTCAGCCTCCAGCACCGCCTCTGCCTCCGCAGCCTCCTGCTGAAGAGCAACCGCCTCCACCTGATGAACCGGAACCTAAGAGGCCGAGAACAGATGATGCTTCTCTTATCCCAGTGGAACAGTTCCTTGCTCAGCATCCGgtaatggctctgggagtccatTTTTCTTTAATCTTCCTTACTTTTCAGTTTTCATGCTTCTAGGTATTTTTGTTATGTGGCAAGCTAATATAATCTGTTGCATGCAGGGTCCTGCTAGCATCTCTGTATCTGTACCCAACCTTGACGAAGGGAACTTGAGAGGCCAAGTTTTGCAGATCCCTGTTCAATCACTGTCAGACACAGTTGGTAGTCTGAAGGAGCAGATAGCTGGAGAGTTGCAGCTCCCTGCTAATAAGCAGAAGCTGAGTGTGAGGACTAGTTTCCTCAAAGACAACCTTACTCTTGCTTACTACAATGTGGGTCCTGGAGTGGTGATCAATCTAACACTGAGAGAGCGTGGTGGGAGAAAGAAATGAGTAAATGAGTCTTTTGGTTCTCAATGTAGTGTGGCAGGTTAAGCTTACAACTATACATCAGCAGCTATCATGGAGAACCTTTTTGCTGGATCTTGCTGCTTTACctttcattttattttcttttgtatGCTAAGTGCAATCATTTGTGTAATGTGAACGGCGTACATTCCTCTATATCTTGATATAGTTAAATGCTGTGAGGGGTTCTGCCTAGTATGTTACTTGAGGTTGCTACTGGATACCTACATGGCCACTTAATGTTAAATCGTAtggctgctctagctctagcttctTTTGCTTGGTCTTTGTGAGACGCCTCTCTATATTAAGAGTGCAAATTTCTGTTTTctattcaaagttttgtttttttccttGTCTTATGGGTGTACATGTTATTTTGTAGATTCTTATGTACAACATTGGTGATGGTACTATTTGTTCGGTGGTTATTTTGAAAGGTTTGGACTGATGACTGTTCTTCTAGTATTTTTTTTGTTCATTGTGTATGATGCCACTGATTATTGAAAATACTTTTTGACAGAATGGCTTGGAATCCATTGCGTCACAACTGCTGAAATATCAGAAGTAGGAATTATGTTTGTTTGTATAAGCTGGAATCTGAAGTAGGAATTATTTTTGTTATACACATTCTCTGGTTGTTTCCTTGTGCTATTTAACTGAGCTATCCTGCAGAGAAGATTGTTGTATGCTAACCAAGTTGGTTGTACTGTATGTTCTCACAAGTCACTGGCATACAACTTTTGTGCGCTTTAGGTCCACAGGTTAGATTTGTTCTTAATTTGAAATGTAACACATGTTGGTTTCTGAGCGGAAAGAAAAATACTAACTTCTAAGACGTCGCTTCATCTCGATTTGGCCTGTCTGTATTCTGTTTGAACCCGTAGTACGTAGAGGCTGTTAAGATTGGTCATTGGTGTAATCTCTTCCCGCAGATCATGTAGCCTAAATTGGCTTACAACCGGTTGAAGCCACTAAAAAAAAATAATCTCTTCCCGCAGATCATGTAGCCTAAATTGGCTTACAACCGGTTGAAGCCACTAAAAAAAATTAGCCCACCTATTTTATCCTTGTTTGGATGCGCTAGGATTAATTAGCTCTTGTATCAACTAGGCCCATAGATTAGTCACTGAGCATTAAATTTAATAATCTGTTTaatctaagggcactcacaatgcaagactctatcacaagaCAATTacgtatatattatttatggtattttgctgatgtgacagtatatttattgaaaaaaagatgtagaaaaaataaaacttcaagtcttatttagactctaagtccacacttttcaagataataaataactttagactctatgatagagtctgcattgtgagtatcCTAATGTCCCATGTAATCAATGAACATAGGTGTTCGTTCTAGGTGTTTATTCACCATGTACAAATATCCAACATCAGTCAGTGGAAAATACTGCTCAATCTTTCTATTTTTCTGTTCCTGTTCTGTTTACATTCAAACATTGTCGACACTGGTACTCTCTCTTGAGTTCACCATTCACCAATGACAGTTGCAAAAGCAACTCGGAAATCAAAGTTCTCTACCAAGTTcaatcttttatctatatttagtgctccatacgtatgtcgcaagatttaatgtgacggggaatatgaaaaattttgcaaactattttgggaattaaacaaggccctgcCATTCGCCTCAATGTAGCATTGAATCCTGCCACCATGCGGGTCCAAAACCAAAAAGGCCACCACGCCCTCGCTAGCCTCTGGCAGTGGGGCATGCTTGCATACATGGCAGAGATGGCGTTGATCTTACAATTTTCATGGATCTTACAATATACACATCAATCATCTCTTCCCAAGACGATTGAAGACACCCCACTGGCCACTGCACATACACGAGTACAGTAGTGCGCCTTCCTACTAATAACAAATGGTAATCCTAAGACTCTGGGAGCCTGGTGACCTGGTCTTGTGTCTCAGTACGCAAGCGAGTCCTCTTCGTTCTGCGGGTTCTCAAGGGCAGTGACGTGATCCTTGAAACGAGCCGCGGCTTCCTCCCTCTCATCAAGCTTGCCGAGATGGTTGTATGCCATTGCCTTCAGATAGTACGCCTCTGCTGCCATCTCGTGGTACTGCATATGACACAGGATTTAGTGTATCTGATgtcacaactcacaagcctTTATGCAATTAGCATAGCCGCACAGGATGTCGGTTTCTAAGCAGCATCTTGCGAATCTCAGAAGGGGTAAAGAGCACAAGCTGGATTCATCAGCTCACCTCCAATGCTTGCAGGTCTTCAGTGGCTTGGTTCAGAGGATCCAGAACAGCTTCAGGATCTTCAAGAACTGCAACAATACGACAGTAAAGGGAAGAAGTAAAAAGAACCACGTCCATTGTTATGGGAAGCGTTTAGCATCTAGGTGTATGTATCGAGCAGATCAATGTGAGGTTCTCCACATAATGGAACACGAAGTATTGCAAAGTACCTGAGAATTTTGGATCGGCTAAATGGCACTTTGCTAAAACAATGTGAGCTCGAGCACGTAGCTCAAGTCCACCATGGCCAAGAATCATGGGGAGGCTCTGGTAGACAAGACTCAGTGCCTTCTTTGCATGGCTTGATCCAAGAGCCAGCCACAACTCAGCAAGAGTAAGTGTAGCTGAGGCTTCAAGCAGATCCAAGTTGAATGATTTGCAGAATGATTGGCTGGCTAACGCATAAGGAAGCCCAAGGATCGCATTGTCAGATTTCTGGGAGAATTAGAACAAAAGAAGTGTTAGCTTGCTCTGCAGAATTGCAGTATTTTACTAGGTTCTAGTTTAAAAAAATGATGACTTACTTTATGTATTTCAGCAAGTAATAAAAGAATACTTGCATTCTCAACCTGCATGTTGTACTTGTAGCACGTAGAGAAAAGAGAATTGGCCACAGCTGCAGCCTGTGTGAAAAAGTCAAGTGTCATAAACAGATCTTATTCTGTCAGTTCAAGTAATGGCATGATGAAGAGTGTACTCAGAATTAGGAAGGGCCCTAACCCCTGTAAAACCTAAGGGAAGGGGGGATATCTTCCATGCATAATGTGCTTGCAAGTTGCATATGTAAAAGGAAAACACATCATTTCAATTTTTTTCTTAATGAATGGAAAACAAATAAGATGAAATGCATACTTCTTGTGTAAATATAAGCAAAGGAAGTGCATAACCTGGCTAAACTGTTTTGCAGCAAGGAGAGTGCGAGCTCGTCGTACACTAAATTCTGTCTTTAGCTCAATGTCTACTCCAGAAACAGAAGATGACAACACCCCAAACTCATCACAGATTTGTTGCGCGACTTTTAGATGCCCTCTAAGTAGATCAATTTTACACAAATAATAGCACATTAGATTATGGAAGCAAAATGCAACTACAAAATCAAGTGTAGAAACAGTTTTGTACCGATGAAGTGCGCGCTCATGTAGAATCTGCATTCCTAGAAGCTGGATGTGCAAACTTGTTGAGGATGGGAACTTCTTTTCAGCAAGCTTTAGAGCACAGAATGCAGCTGCAGATCAATCACATAACAGAAGGCCATTAGAAAAGGTTGATAATACATGGCTCTTGGGACACTACATGGCCTATGGGCTATGGCACATATCTGGTCGCATTATAGGAACTAACCTGAATATCCTTTGAACACCGCCAGTTGTTGAATTAGCTTAACATATGCTAGCGATAACTCTGACGAACTGTAACAGAAAATACAATAGCATCACAAATCCAGGTTCTTTTGCATCAGATTTCTCATTTAAAAAGTTTAAAACTGTGTGAAACAGTTAAAGAATAGTTGcaaaaaatttatataaaaaaatagtaaatTTATTGAAAAGACACTAAATTTAGGCATTTAGCACATTCCCACCTTGCAGCATCCGCAAAGCAGGTTGCATAAACCAGAGCATTCATCCGTACCATTGGAGCACTGTGAAGAGGGTTGACAAAATATGGAAATATTAATTTTCTTGAAATGGAACCGGTAGAGTTAAACTCCACTTTAAGATATATTTGATAGGGACATAAAACAACCATAAAAAGGCAGCTAAAAGAATTGCTGACAATTTGGCAGTAAACAAGGCAGATATTAGGATAAGGGGATGCATTAAAGCAATAGGACACCAGGATCATAAAAGGTCTTATTTTTATAGATGATAGAACTATAGAACAAACAGTGATGTACAGACCCCGTTGTTTCTAATATAAATAGACTTAAGACTGATAATTCCTGGTACCAGATAAAATATGAATCAACAGTGCCCACAATGAGTAAAGCGCTTTTAAATTGTTCATCAAGTATCTGCTCTTAGTTGCAAGACACTTGTTTGCTGCTTATCTAACCCACCCCTTTTCCTATAATACAACACTGTACAAGCTGGAGAATTCGGTATGACAAACCACTATGAAAACTGAACCCTGACATTAACAGAAAATAGATATGCACCTCCCATAGTGCTCCCAAGCGGTCGCTCTCAGCAAACATGCTGAGCCAGCTAATTGTAATATTGGTGCAGGTACTGGACTTGGTTGTGCATGATAATGGAAATTGTCGAAGTCATTAATATGTAATTTCTTGGTGTTCATAGAACTTCTACGCCATGAATCAGAAGTGGCAGATAGATTCCTCAGCCACGAAGTGCTAAAACTACCATTATCATTTGAAGTAGATAGTACATCTGCTCCAAAGTCAGTCAACACACGGGAACCTAATCTTAAATTCTGCAAAAAAAGAAGCAAGAGAAATTATGAATACTTTAATATAGAAGCAAACTTATACAGCGCTCTGAAGGATGAGCATAAAATGTTTTGGAGTAAATGCAGCATACCTTGATGACATCTGCAGGACATGTTCTAAGCTTTGTAGATGCATTAGGGCCAAAAGAGACTAGTGGCCTTTGGACATGCTgacaaaccaagaaagaaaaggttCATAAACAAGGATGCTCTGAGTTGAAGCACATAAGTCTGTTCTTAAGGCACATCtagtcttttcaagatcaaagtGACAGATGACATACTAACAGTAATATAAATACAATGATAACTAGACTGTAAGTTTGAAGCTGTGCATCATGTTCAAATGTTGACATAACTATGACAGGAGAACTGCATGAGGATAGGCAGAGAAATTTAAACATGACTAGGTAAAGAGATCTTCCTAAATCCTAATGTCAAACAGCAATAAATAGTAAATACTAGtagcagtttttttttctcgagcACACAACAGAGTTGTGTATCATTATACTAAGAAGAAAAAAGGGTAGATATCATACCTTCAGATCAAATTTTGCCAACAAAAGGTGATCGAAGGATAGTAAACTTGGAAGTTTCAATGCATCAGCTCTCTTGAGTGATCGTTTTAAAAGAACAAGTAACTGTTGCTGAATGGATAATGGTGTGCCCAGTCCAATATTGGTCCCAAGTGAATATGGAGAAGTGATTATTCCAACTGTGTTTGAGATGCCTATCTTTGATAATAGATTGGAAATGGCTCCTAATACATAGGCAAGGCATGAATCATCATTATTCTGaaaaaacaaaatgctagaatTTGTTAACACAATTGAAGACCACCTGTTAGTCTGTttaaatatttaatatttttggGAAATAAAATAcacttcacttttgttcaaaAATATGCACAAGATCTTATACCAAGTAGCCATAGTTTTAGGGATCTGAACATTAGGAAAACTGGACTCTAATGAACCAAGGGGCTTGCACAAGAGGCAATTAGACTAAAAAATTATAGAGATCCATCAGGTCATCTTGGCAGTTTCAGGTCCAGGAAAAATACAGGTGGAATATATACATTTAGGTTAAGAAACAGATAGGAcaaaactgaaaactcaatgaCAACGAATGTATTTTCAAAGTAATGCTAATATCACAACATGTAGGGGACAAGGAGTGTCAAATTTCTGGAAGACTGGTGAGATTTTATCTGCTATCAAGTGACATAATTTTATTTAAAAGAAATTTGTTATgcaaatttaaaaaataaacatggagattaaaaatataattttgtGAGGAAAAATCTGGCTGAACCATAGGAAAATCCAAAACACTCCGCCAGAATCATCTTAGCAATAGCAAATTACGCCTTCCTCATAAACCACTAGTAGTTCACTACAAACTTAACTTCAAGTGTCATTCAAATAGTGGATGTAATCATATTTCAAAAAGATACAGTTCAGTAACTTACCATTTGAGAAACACGGACTGCTTCTGCAAACGCCTGGTAAAAAGCAACCAAGCAGAACATAAACAACTTGCAATGAAACAAGTAGGTCTAGAAAGTGATGGGCTAATAGTACAAAACAAGAAAACTAAATAAGTCACACTACCTCTAGGGCTTTCTTAGGATGTCCAAAGTAACAATGCAAGTTGCCTAAGCATAGCAGAGCACTCTCATACTTTCCAACAACAATATCTTGCACCTGAGCCACAGAACGACCAAAAAGTCCTTGCATCCCTGCACTGCATCAAGCAGATAGAAATAACCAAATAAGAACATGCTTAACAAGAGGTGCATATGTTTCTAACAAAAGTTCATACAAAACATGTCATTATGACAAACACTTCTTAACTTGAAGAGAAAAATACTCCAGGAAACAGAAATGGttaatattaaaaaatatattattgaGCAAAAATGAACTAGGAAATAAAAAGTCACAATATATTTAATGAATAGTCCTGCCAGTGGTTTCACCTCACACCTGTGCTTTCATGATCTAGCAGACTAGCACAAGGGCAGGCTAAATATCAGGACCCTGTAACTTGTATTTCACAATTTATGCTAATACAGAAAGTAACAGAGATTGAGGTAGATAGAAAGAGCAACATTcttaaatgcaaacagaaagGCCATGTAGTACATTAAAACACTAGAGATTAGCATTCCTTTAATTTGTTACCTATAACTGGCATACATGTACATAACTACAGAGAACATGGTTAAAATATGAGACACACTCCATCATACTAAGGGCAGTGCAGCTGACCTGTAGTCAAAGTAGCGGTGAAGATTATCCAGTGAAGCAACATAGTCATCATGGCAAAGGGCATTCAAGTACTGCAAGAATTGGACctggcaagcagaacatggatacAAAAATTCACATGGTTAGGAAATATTCATAGTTCCCCAAAGTCTCCTAGAAAATTTAAGGTGTATTCACTGTGCCATAACTTACACGATGAAGCTCAGGAGCTAATGTTTGAAGCTGTGTCATAGTGGCATTAAATGAATTCAAAGGCACTGAGCCAGGATCCCTGTAATAATATAGTTGTCACTAAAGAGTATGTTTTATCTTTGATGCTTTTGAAGCAGTAGAACAAGTTTGTGGCAGAATTAGTTATTTATGACTATATGTAGGAATGGATACTCACTTCTCAAGAATATCAGCTTGTTGGTTAAGATAAGCCTCTAATTGCCACCTTGATCTCAGACAGGTTGGGTTGCCATCCGCTTTAAAAATATTAGCTAGCATAGAAAAAAGGAAATGCAAATTGTCAACCAAAAAATTCTTTGATGCCCAGATAAAACCAAAATAACTCTACATAGTGATATTACATACAGTAACAGAAAAGCTGATTTATAAAGcaaaaaaacattatcctaatcTATTTAGTGTTCGAATCAGCCTCCTTGAAAAATAAAACGTAAGGTTGCCCAAAAATTCCCTCCCTCAGAAGAATCCACAACACGTAGGAACTTTCAGAACTCAGTATGCCCTAATGTATTTAGTAATACATACCAATTAACTAGCATGAGTAAAAAACGAAAGATCAAAATCGTACAAAAATAAATACACACTGCAAATGCTCCACTTCTTCAGCAGTACAATGTTATTTGAGAGAGAAACATAGCACTGGCAGTGAATGCTGTAGGCCAaacaattatatatataatcatGACACAAAAGTAAAATGGGACAGTAATGCAGCTAGATGCAAGGCAAACTGTCTGTGCTAGGCTGCAATTCTCTAGTGTCCCATGCCAAAGTTGTAACAAATCAGGAGGTAATCTCGTCAAGCTTGGAACTAAAATAAAATACTTGAAACGGATACCGTTTCCTAGAATCGGTACAAACTCAGGCAGTCGATAGCCCTTCCCAAGATCCATATTACAGCCCAAAAAGGAAGAAACTAACTAAATGTCAGGAAAAAAAACTGAGATAAATAGTCCATCCAGGTTGTGACCATCACTTCTTTTCATTCTGGAGTTTgaccagatttttttttttttggtgcttCATATCATTTCTTTTTTGGCATATTTAATACTTCCATCAAAATCAAAGCAGCAAACATGGCAGGGTTCAGGTATACCATCATCAAAATCATTGGTTGACATTGGTGCACGAATTAGAGCTGAAGAACTCTCCCCCATATGACGCTCAGAGGCATAACCCTGATGAAATTTGTCAAATATACCAACTTGAGAACCTATGTCTGCATCCATCAAGTTGCCCATTTCACTATTGAAGTCCTCGTCTTCCGCCAAGTCATATGAAGCATCAGTGGAGTTACAGTACATGACAAGATCTGCCAACAGATGGCATACACCCTACACAAATTTTCAGTGAACAACATCAGCATCTTAAATAAAAAAAGGGACAAACACGTGATGAAAAAAATCGTCGTGAATGCCTTTTACTACTCTTAGCACCTCAAAGGTCATTGAGTTGAAGGCAAGTATGCAGCAACGAAGAAAAACTCCAAGTTGACTATTTGGATCCAAAAATACGTCTTCTGCACTCGCACCCTCCGATGCAGTGAGCACACCTGGCAAAAAAGAAATATCATTTCAGAGCAAGCTGTCAATTCGAATGCATCCCTATGATGGAAACATAAATAAGCCAAAAACATCCATCCATCCCCACATCATGTGAACCTCACCTTGTAGCTTATCAAAAAAGTTGAACAAGTCATCAGGTGAGATGAGTGCCGACAGAGAACTTGTCAGCTGCTCGCAGAACCAACCATTAGCCAAATCATCCACTGCCTTCAGCTGCCTCAAAAATTCTTCCAGTGGAGGCTCCAGAAAATCCTCGCATGACTACAAAATTACTGAGTTAAGAGGACCTGTGTATCTACCACAATATCAAGTGCAACAACATTCACTGACTGTGCACGCTGTTACAGTACATCACATCACTGTGTTTGTTTATTTTGCTTGAGCCTAAATGGTAGACGGCAAGTGCAGATGCTACGGGGGGAAAACAAAATCATGGGACCAATGCCTAAATCCTCGAGACCCTAATGCCCCGATCCAAAGCGCTCACTCCACATCTCCAAATACAGGTACTAAGCACAGGGCAGACCAAGCATAACAAGCAGCAGCATCTCGATTTTCGAGGGGGGAGCAAGGAAGCAAGCGCGCGAGGACGTACCCGCGTGAGCGTGAACAGGAAGAGTCCGAGGCGGTTGTGGTGGGCGAGGGACTCGAAGGGGAAGGGCGGCACGACGTCGCCCCCGGCCTGCGCCGGTGGCGCGAAGACCTGCACAAGGTGGCACACCGCCATCTTGTGCGGCGTCAGCTCCAGGAGCGCCCTTCCTGTGCCGCCCCcggacgccgcgtccgccgcgccgccgccgacccCCGCGAACAAGCTCAtggcgccgcccgccgccgccggagacgAGGGTTTTgaatttttccttttttttcgcgTCTCGTCTCGGCTCGGAATGAAGTGA from Sorghum bicolor cultivar BTx623 chromosome 3, Sorghum_bicolor_NCBIv3, whole genome shotgun sequence encodes the following:
- the LOC8054094 gene encoding probable splicing factor 3A subunit 1 — encoded protein: MAAAMGTSIDDDQQLQEAPPKPPPPGAKADPPATVATHTRTIGIIHPPPDIRVIIEKAATFVVKNGPEFERRIISHNHGNAKFNFLQPSDPYHAYYQHRVFEIGAAPPGADAPSGAETDGDPAEAPASAPADGGAALAPADGAAEGRFIKRGEKPKYVPGSPAQGTACRLSPKKSGPDIHVGIARTDSNQIRGLWSLDSSSPLLPFRSKPAETLTPMAAAMGTTILTLPAPEGNGTGGGGGDDLQLQVASPKPPPPGAKADPPATVATHTRTIGIIHPPPDIRVIIEKTATFVAKNGPEFERRIISHNQGNAKFNFLQPSDPYHAYYQHRVSEIGAAPPGADGLLGAETDGDPAEAPASASADGGAAVAPADGAAADAKADHSAPFRVAPPPKVLVPPKAELYTVRLPEGITGEELDIIKLTAQFVARNGKNFLTSLAQRESNNMQFHFIRPTHSMFPFFTALTDAYSRVLRPAEGVPALLKELREGAKDLTTVLERCLNRLEWDRSQEQARQQAEDEVEQERMQMSMIDWHDFVVVETIEFADDEYEGLPVPLTLEELKRQKRMENLGEEEAMDLAEPAKEVEMEMDEEEMQLVEEGMRAAQLEENDGGAQVNVAGDDDAPMRIVKNYKRPEERIPAERDPTKFVVSPITGELIPISEMEEHMRISLIDPKYKEQKERMLAKIKETTLAPDDEISRNIVGLARTRPDIFGTTEEEVSNAVKAEIEKKKDEQPKQVIWDGHSGSIGRTATHALSQPQGGEEQFDASNVPGPAPLVRPGMPLPRPPQPLPLVNVPRFIAPPAPYSLQPPGPHMPGVPQMMPHMHLPPQQIPGQPPMVRMPGQMVHMPTNIPPPPGQTQFMPGPPRTFAMPPSSHMPPMVNPIGIPQPPAPPLPPQPPAEEQPPPPDEPEPKRPRTDDASLIPVEQFLAQHPGPASISVSVPNLDEGNLRGQVLQIPVQSLSDTVGSLKEQIAGELQLPANKQKLSVRTSFLKDNLTLAYYNVGPGVVINLTLRERGGRKK
- the LOC8054623 gene encoding anaphase-promoting complex subunit 5, with the translated sequence MSLFAGVGGGAADAASGGGTGRALLELTPHKMAVCHLVQVFAPPAQAGGDVVPPFPFESLAHHNRLGLFLFTLTRSCEDFLEPPLEEFLRQLKAVDDLANGWFCEQLTSSLSALISPDDLFNFFDKLQGVLTASEGASAEDVFLDPNSQLGVFLRCCILAFNSMTFEGVCHLLADLVMYCNSTDASYDLAEDEDFNSEMGNLMDADIGSQVGIFDKFHQGYASERHMGESSSALIRAPMSTNDFDDANIFKADGNPTCLRSRWQLEAYLNQQADILEKDPGSVPLNSFNATMTQLQTLAPELHRVQFLQYLNALCHDDYVASLDNLHRYFDYSAGMQGLFGRSVAQVQDIVVGKYESALLCLGNLHCYFGHPKKALEAFAEAVRVSQMNNDDSCLAYVLGAISNLLSKIGISNTVGIITSPYSLGTNIGLGTPLSIQQQLLVLLKRSLKRADALKLPSLLSFDHLLLAKFDLKHVQRPLVSFGPNASTKLRTCPADVIKNLRLGSRVLTDFGADVLSTSNDNGSFSTSWLRNLSATSDSWRRSSMNTKKLHINDFDNFHYHAQPSPVPAPILQLAGSACLLRATAWEHYGSAPMVRMNALVYATCFADAASSSELSLAYVKLIQQLAVFKGYSAAFCALKLAEKKFPSSTSLHIQLLGMQILHERALHRGHLKVAQQICDEFGVLSSSVSGVDIELKTEFSVRRARTLLAAKQFSQAAAVANSLFSTCYKYNMQVENASILLLLAEIHKKSDNAILGLPYALASQSFCKSFNLDLLEASATLTLAELWLALGSSHAKKALSLVYQSLPMILGHGGLELRARAHIVLAKCHLADPKFSVLEDPEAVLDPLNQATEDLQALEYHEMAAEAYYLKAMAYNHLGKLDEREEAAARFKDHVTALENPQNEEDSLAY